In Rhizoctonia solani chromosome 7, complete sequence, one DNA window encodes the following:
- a CDS encoding Reverse transcriptase, which translates to MTCTNSTAEQRNKNARTGGANQVSEQIKSETKHTSELKDIKSKGKNKQKALNSPSQSTEPKLTTHAAVPKPSSTCSKLTMPHSGTCLDTAESACKINANPSLKSSGIQTHCQNPNKPKLTLDTNYGGVKITVKDTTAAPTSLSSPNIPGAFTNYITELNKYCNDSGSNYSNAYILGTSANQHNSVTNITLFCSHIPLLVSNTLSIISAPTIPTKLASELAAQEEPQIPAFTPTSELAGQFGELKLTSEHFPLPAELILETFTNNNLHWVFAANLPATSNNPTTEEALLGLDADKWKAAMEQEIATLEKQGTYNTSMLPPGRKAMGCQWVLTIKQNKEGQPIQYKAQLVVQGYSQQPGINYGQTFAPVVCLDSIHMLTSLANQNDWDIQQLDVTLAYLHANVKEELYMRQIPYFDNRSSNVLRLRQSLYGLKQAGRMWNYACVYHWIMDISSKLYVLIVAVHVNDSIIITTPNNTNFVVSKLLCKFEMRNLGPIQHFLGIHFKQYRQQGLKDAYPANTPMSPNVQLTQYDGIKPKFPYGIFVAIKQVIRYLKGTSFLGLLYKQLETKVGYREVGYSDANWGSNLLDCKSISGNVYLLGRAAVSWSAKKQPTVALSTMEAGYMALSHTCTQAIWFRQFFQELYYPADAPTLLLSDNLAALMLSVELQFHSCSKHINICHHFMHNTIEKRMISTLYVPSNKNLADALTKALPAPQFNYLTNAIMGKQVFEGPKEEEAD; encoded by the exons ATGACTTGCACCAACAGCACTGCGGAACAACGCAACAAAAATGCTAGAACAGGGGGAGCAAATCAAGTCAGTGAACAAATCAAGTCAGAAACAAAACATACTAGTGAGCTGAAAGATATaaaaagcaaaggaaagaaCAAACAGAAAGCATTGAACTCACCAAGCCAATCTACTGAGCCTAAACTCACTACTCACGCTGCTGTTCCTAAACCCAGCTCTACTTGTTCTAAGCTTACTATGCCCCACTCTGGGACTTGTCTTGATACTGCTGAATCTGCTTGCAAGATCAATGCAAACCCCTCCCTCAAGTCCTCTGGCATCCAAACCCATTGCCAAAACCCCAACAAGCCCAAGCTCACATTGGACACCAACTATGGAGGTGTCAAGATCACCGTCAAAGACACCACTGCCGCTCCCACCAGTTTGTCTAGCCCAAACATCCCTGGTGCATTCACTAACTACATTACAGAACTCAACAAATACTGCAATGACTCAGGAAGCAATTACTCCAATGCATACATCCTTGGAACAAGCGCAAATCAACACAATTCAGTCACCAACATCACCTTGTTTTGTTCCCACATCCCCTTGCTTGTCTCCAACACCTTATCTATTATATCTGCCCCAACTATCCCAACCAAACTTGCCTCTGAACTGGCTGCACAGGAGGAACCACAGATCCCAGCCTTCACCCCAACCAGTGAGTTGGCTGGACAATTTGGTGAACTCAAACTTACCTCAGAACACTTCCCACTGCCAGCAGAATTGATCCTGGAGACCTTCACAAACAACAACCTGCACTGGGTTTTTGCCGCCAACCTTCCAGCAACCAGCAATAACCCAACCACTGAGGAGGCATTATTGGGACTGGACGCAGACAAATGGAAGGCAGCAATGGAACAGGAGATTGCAACCTTGGAGAAACAGGGAACATACAACACCTCAATGCTCCCACCAGGCAGGAAGGCAATGGGATGCCAATGGGTACTCACAATCAAACAAAACAAGGAGGGCCAACCCATCCAATACAAGGCGCAACTAGTTGTGCAAGGTTACAGCCAACAGCCAGGTATCAACTATGGCCAAACATTTGCTCCAGTGGTATGTTTAGATTCTATCCATATGCTCACATCACTGGCCAATCAAAATGATTGGGACATCCAACAGCTTGACGTTACATTGGCGTACTTACATGCCAATGTCAAAGAAGAGCTTTACATGCGTCAAATACCATACTTTGACAACAGATCCAGCAATGTTCTGCGCCTACGCCAATCACTATATGGCCTTAAACAAGCCGGACGCATGTGGAATT ACGCCTGTGTGTACCATTGGATCATGGATATATCCAGCAAACTCTACGTATTGATTGTTGCTGTCCATGTCAATGACTCAATCATTATTACAACCCCCAACAACACCAACTTTGTAGTATCCAAATTACTTTGCAAATTTGAGATGCGCAACCTTGGACCCATACAGCATTTTTTAGGTATACATTTCAAACAGTATAGACAACAAG GCCTTAAAGATGCATACCCAGCCAATACTCCAATGAGCCCAAATGTGCAACTTACACAATATGATGGAATTAAGCCAAAATTCCCATACGGCATATTTGTTG CAATCAAACAAGTTATACGTTACCTTAAAGGAACATCATTCCTTGGGCTATTGTATAAGCAATTGGAGACCAAAGTTGGATACAGAGAAGTTGGCTACTCTGATGCCAATTGGGGAAGTAACTTACTTGACTGTAAGTCTATTTCCGGCAATGTATACTTATTGGGCAGAGCTGCCGTTTCTTGGTCTGCTAAGAAGCAACCAACGGTTGCATTATCAACCATGGAAGCAGGGTACATGGCATTATCACACACATGTACTCAGGCAATTTGGTTCCGTCAATTTTTCCAGGAACTATATTACCCAGCTGACGCTCCCACACTCTTACTTTCAGACAACCTTGCCGCCCTAATGTTATCCGTTGAGTTGCAGTTCCACAGTTGTTCAAAGCACATCAACATTTGCCATCACTTCATGCACAATACTATTGAGAAGCGTATGATCTCTACGCTGTATGTGCCATCAAACAAGAACCTAGCTGATGCACTTACTAAAGCCCTACCAGCACCGCAATTTAATTACCTGACAAACGCAATTATGGGCAAACAGGTATTTGAAGGAcccaaagaggaagaagcagattAG